A genomic segment from Chanos chanos chromosome 2, fChaCha1.1, whole genome shotgun sequence encodes:
- the apip gene encoding methylthioribulose-1-phosphate dehydratase, whose translation MSSVCDSGKEEFNGDHADSAHTLKCSEDKEHPRLLIPELCRLFYQLGWVTGTGGGISLRHGDHIYIAPSGVQKERIQPEDMFVCDIEERDISCPPPYKKLKKSQCTPLFMNAYTMRGAQAVIHTHSKAAVMATLLFPGKEFRITHQEMIKGIRKGNTGTNYRYDDMLVVPIIENTPEEKDLKERMARAMEQYPESCAVLVRRHGVYVWGDSWEKAKTMCECYDYLFDIAVQMKTVGLDPSALPTEQKGIL comes from the exons ATGTCATCTGTGTGCGACTCAGGCAAAGAAGAGTTTAACGGTGACCATGCAGACTCGGCTCATACTTTG AAATGCAGTGAGGATAAGGAACATCCGCGACTCCTGATCCCGGAACTCTGCAGACTGTTCTATCAACTTGGCTGGGTGACAGGAACAGGGGGAGGAATTAGCCTTCGGCATGG tgatcaCATCTATATTGCACCCTCAGGAGTACAGAAGGAGAGAATACAG CCCGaggacatgtttgtgtgtgatatagaggAGAGGGACATTAGCTGTCCACCCCCATAtaagaaactgaagaaaagtCAGTGTACTCCGCTGTTCATGAACGCCTACACCATGAGAG GGGCTCAGGCAGTCATCCATACGCACTCAAAGGCAGCTGTGATGGCAACGCTCCTATTTCCCGGCAAAGAATTTCGCATCACCCACCAAGAGATGATTAAAGGCATCCGTAAGggaaacacaggcacaaactACAG ataTGACGACATGCTTGTGGTTCCCATCATTGAGAACACCCCAGAGGAGAAGGACCTGAAGGAACGCATGGCTCGAGCCATGGAGCAGTATCCAGAATCCTGTGCGGTCCTCGTCCGTCGTCATGGCGTTTATGTGTGGGGCGATTCATGGGAAAAGGCGAAAACAAT gtgtgagTGTTATGATTACCTGTTTGACATAGCCGTTCAGATGAAAACTGTTGGCCTGGATCCATCCGCACTACCGACAGAGCAGAAGGGAATTCTCTGA